The DNA region GACACCTACCTGATGATGGAGCAGCTCACCTACGTGCAGCCGCGCGCCCAGGAGCTGCTCGGCAGCTTCGCCGCCAATGCCCATGGCGCCGTGGTGTCGCAGCACTTCACCCTGCAGAGCCGGGTCGCCGTGCGTGACCTGCGCCGCGCCCTGGACGACACCGCGCGGCAACTGCGCAAGGCCCAGGACGCCATCGCCCAGGCGTCCGACGTCAACGCCGCGCTGGACGGCCCGTTCCGCCAGGCCGACCAGGCCATGAGCGATTTCCTCGCCCGGGTCGACAAGGGCATGTTCGAGGCCAACCCCTTCACCCTCGGCACCGCCGAATTCGTCCAGCAGGTCGAGCGCCTCGATGGGCAACTGGTGGCGCTGCAAACGGCACTGACCGAACGCTTCCAGGCGCGCCTCGGCGACTTCCGCAGCCAGGCGCTGCGCAACATGGTCCAGGTGATCGGCGCCTTCAGCCTGCTCACCCTGCTGGCCCTGTACATGCTGCTGTGCCTGAACGCCGCCATCCGCCGTGGCACCGCTGCCATCACCGAGGCCGCCGAGGGCCTGCGCGCCGGCGACCTGCGCGTCGCCGCCCAGGTCCATGGCCGCGACGACCTGGCGCAGATCGCCGAGGCACTCAACGCCGCCCTGGTGCAACTGCGCGGTTCGCTGGCCGGGGTCAACCAGGAGAGCAACCAGCTCGGCGGCACCGTGCTGCAGCTCAATGCCCAGGCCCAGGACACCCTCACCTCGGTGGAGCAGCAGCAGGGCCAGGTCAGCCAGATCGCCGCGGCCGCGCACGAGTTGGCGGCCACCGCCCAGAGCGTGGCCGAGAGTTGCGAGGGGGCGGCCCAGGATGCCCAGCAGACCCGTGAGATCGCCATGCAGAGCAACCAGCGCAGCGCCCGCACCGGAGCCAGCATGCGCGAACTGAGCACGCGCCTGGGCGACACCGTCTCCGCGTTGCAGCAACTGCGTGACCAGGCGCAGCAGATCAACCGCGTGGTGGACGTGATCAAGGGCATCGCCGAGCAGACCAACCTGCTGGCGCTCAACGCCGCCATCGAGGCGGCGCGTGCCGGGGAGCAGGGCCGTGGCTTCGCCGTGGTGGCCGACGAGGTGCGCAGCCTGTCGCAGCGCACCCAGGACTCCACCAAGGAGATCGGCGACACCGTCGCCAGCCTGCAGGGCGTGGTCGGCCAGGCGGTCGCCCTGATGGAGGCCGCCTTCAAGCAGGCCGAGGGCGACGTGGGCAGCGTGCTGAGCATGGGCGAGGACCTGTCCGGTATCGCCGATGCGGTGCAGCGGGTCAGCGACCGCCTGGCGCAGATCGCCACCGCCGCCGAGGAACAGGCCGCAACGGCGGACGAGGTCAGCGGCAATATCCAGCAGGTCGACCAGGCCGCCAGCCTGCTGTTGCAGGGGGCCCAGTCGGTCCAGGCCGCCGCCGAGCAGCTGCATCGCGGCAGCCAGGCACTGAACCAGAACACCTCGCGCTTCCGCCTGGCCTGATCGCCGGGCAACCGGCCGCCTGCGGGCGGCCGGCCTCGCTCAGAGCTTCCAGAACGGTTTCAGCGCCTCATCGCGCGCCTGTTCGCGGGTCAGGCCGATGTCGCGCAGTGCCTGCTCGTCCAGGTCCAGCAGCGCCTTGCGCGTCTGCAGGCGGCGCCAGAAGCGATGCCAGCGGCCATCTCCCGCGGAGCGGGTGCTCGCGTGGACGCGCAGGTGGTCCAGCTCCAGCTCTTTCGCGTGGAGGCTCAGCCGCGTATCGCTCAGGCCGTTCATGTCGATCTCCTCGTGCCGGGGTGTATGGAGGACATGATGCGCGGCGGGCAAAAAGCATTACAGATTCAAGGCGTGGGTATTTTTTTCATACAGATTGCGCGATGGATCGTCTGAATCCACAATTTGCCCGTCATCTGTACCGGTCCGTGCAAAGCGGGCTCCGCGCAAGGGGAACTGTCATGAAGCTCTACACCCAGCTCGCCGAAACCCTCGCCGCTCGCATCGAGCAGGGCTACTACCGGCCCGGCGACCGCCTGCCCTCGGTCCGCGCCCTGAGCCAGGAGCACGGCGTCAGCCTCAGCACCGTCCAGCAGGCCTACCGCCTGCTGGAGGATGGCGGCCTGGCCGTGCCCCGGCCCAAGTCCGGCTACTTCGTGCCGCCCCGTCGCGCGGCCCCGGCGCTGCCGGCCATGACCCGCGCGGCGCAGCGCCCGGTGGACGTGTCGCAATGGAGCGATGTGCTGGAGCTGGTCAAGCGCGGCGCCCGCGACGGCCTGGTGCAACTGGGCCGGGGCATGCCCGATGTCACCAGCCCGACCCTGCGACCGCTGCTGCGCAGCCTGGCGCAGGTCGCCCGGCGTCCCGACCTGGGCGGCCTGTACTACGACGCCATCCAGGGCTCGCTGCCCTTGCGCGAACAGATTTCCCGGCTGTTGGTGGATGCGGGCTGCCAGATACCCGCCAGCGACCTGATCATCACCACCGGCTGCCACGAGGCGCTGTCCGCCTCCATTCGCGCCATCTGCCAGCCGGGGGACATAGTCGCGGTGGATTCGCCGAGCTTCCATGGCGCCATGCAGGCGCTGAAGGGCTTCGGCATGAAGGCCCTGGAGCTGCCCACCGACCCGATCAACGGCATCAGCCTGGAGGCGCTGGAGATGGCCCTGGAGCAGTGGCCGATCAAGCTCATCCAGCTCACCCCCAACTGCAACAACCCGCTGGGCTACATCATGCCGGAGGCTCGCAAGCGCGCCCTGCTGACCCTGGCCCAGCGCTACGACGTGGCGATCATCGAAGACGACGTCTACGGCGACCTGGCCTACCGCTACCCGCGCCCGCGCACCATCAAGTCCTTCGACGAGGACGGCCGCGTGCTGCTGTGCAGCTCCTTCTCCAAGACCGTGGCGCCCGGTATCCGCGTCGGCTGGATCGCCCCCGGTCGCTACTTCGACCGGCTGCTGCACATGAAGTACATCTCCACCGGCGCCACCGCCACCCAGCCGCAGATCGCCCTGGCCGAATTCCTCGCCAGCGGCGCCTACGAGCCCCACGTGCGGCGCATGCGCAGCCAGTACCAGAACGGCCGCGACCAGATGATCGACTGGGTGATGAAGTACTTCCCCGAAGGCACCCGCGCCAGCCGGCCCCAGGGCGGCTTCATGCTCTGGGTCGAGCTGGACGAGGGCTTCGACACCCTGCGCCTGAATCGCGCCCTGCTCGACAAGGGCGTACAGATCGCCTCCGGCAGCCTGTTTTCCGCCTCCGGCAAGTACCGCAGCTGCCTGCGCATGAACTACTCGCGCAAACCCG from Pseudomonas tohonis includes:
- a CDS encoding DUF1127 domain-containing protein, whose translation is MNGLSDTRLSLHAKELELDHLRVHASTRSAGDGRWHRFWRRLQTRKALLDLDEQALRDIGLTREQARDEALKPFWKL
- a CDS encoding PLP-dependent aminotransferase family protein, which encodes MKLYTQLAETLAARIEQGYYRPGDRLPSVRALSQEHGVSLSTVQQAYRLLEDGGLAVPRPKSGYFVPPRRAAPALPAMTRAAQRPVDVSQWSDVLELVKRGARDGLVQLGRGMPDVTSPTLRPLLRSLAQVARRPDLGGLYYDAIQGSLPLREQISRLLVDAGCQIPASDLIITTGCHEALSASIRAICQPGDIVAVDSPSFHGAMQALKGFGMKALELPTDPINGISLEALEMALEQWPIKLIQLTPNCNNPLGYIMPEARKRALLTLAQRYDVAIIEDDVYGDLAYRYPRPRTIKSFDEDGRVLLCSSFSKTVAPGIRVGWIAPGRYFDRLLHMKYISTGATATQPQIALAEFLASGAYEPHVRRMRSQYQNGRDQMIDWVMKYFPEGTRASRPQGGFMLWVELDEGFDTLRLNRALLDKGVQIASGSLFSASGKYRSCLRMNYSRKPDAEQEAAVRKVGETVKALMAEMAGMQAEA